A genomic segment from Capra hircus breed San Clemente chromosome 7, ASM170441v1, whole genome shotgun sequence encodes:
- the KIAA1683 gene encoding uncharacterized protein KIAA1683 homolog, whose product MQQATQLQASPGRQSSYQPVPNFQDRMGTPCSQLQASPSGRSSHQPAPSLQDNPEPLHPQPQSEPPSSKETLLEQRDKDKTVARRVPRLRAVLESQAFRNVLVDEMDMMLSRAATLIQANWRGYRLRQKLISQMMAAKAIQEAWRRFSTRRLLRSGKTMEKKAKVEEGDIPYHPPQQVRFQHPEEGKSLLAQPTMVSKETQFPSSDSLAAYTHQLALLQSQGTSPPGMCSAGGPSITFLPHQTVAIKLPCPVSLDAKCRPCLMTRTVRSTCLVQVEGDTMKTKQVTARADKAGATGPPPSGRCTQAVQGQFKTQTQAPMEAEVLKMLPRTGPAPVINKTLSQPGPTITTIKTPFQMYPAAAIAKTSPQPCPVPMVTIAKTPPQMYLAAAMTKIPPPTYPAAPMTKTAAQTCPAATTIKTPLQSCLAAMMNKTLPQPCPMPTVTVTKAPPQVYPPAPVAKIPPQTCPPATATKTPLQSCLAAMMSKIQPQPCPGPMITITKTSPQPCPATQGTKTPAPMRPTASMTNTTPQTRPAKAAMTKAPPQLCLLASMIRSPTQTRPAATATKVPPQPCAVPLPTKIPPQMRPAPMGTKTPLQTCQVATVSKTPSHQMFQGATAAKTAPPQTRLAAMITKTPAQLRSVATILRTLCLPPSAAGNLKPPFSAAATAGISDTSSHTCLSGPKARGAMNARQATGAVKVSSRSYLTERKVECFPPSHLGAEAPKPPAGPPLEGEKIKVFSQKQGKTETASHTSMAVEMPGDLTWAKVANDRTKRAHLRTDALKVQSQMYGPARTAGAPLSTCLPQAQLAPCSTTGLPQAHLLAELTKALPQEHVSAKLTKAQGQGHPPAQPPAAVAQPHLSVCLSKTLSQAHLPAKLMKAQSQAQLTTAVIKVQSQGHLPTGLTKAQSQAQLVTDTAKSLYAAHQAAELSSKTQSQPLLVGFKASTQPCQHTGALPRAKPEDRLLSQLPSHSYVQGKATLGLRQGAAETQNMLVPLLASAGHTTCNTDSWGDSRAARAQPSTTSAPPPSQEELAASQLASLCAELAAVLGSQEDLRALLAKALSQGEVRAALNQALSKEVLGATMAKALPQGILGTVLVKALSWGELGTSLSRALSRGELTKAIQSRLADVLSKALTEEERATLSQALCQGELGAVLSQSLSQAALRSGVGLPKATSKTVGSGMTVMPAPVEVDCRGSLSAAWGPTLGPMRLQPSKGPEDTAMSGGQAWNSTIPSVAVGPRGSTVAPGGAWELARGTVPWDVVGSKAAVDPRQPRELVASVQAVEKIIVHAVVIIQACARGFLVRRTIRVWHQWAIIIQAAWRGYRVRRDLARLCRAATIIQAAWRGFVIRQSRTQQMLLQNVWAETGSGARTTSDHRCFQACQPHVCALCQSLTSGLGSPPSVVMLVGSSPRTCHTCGHTLPTRVVHGTGRGAASQAGVPRGCLSQSTAQSLRQPLPQAKAATAIQSAWRGFVVRRRLKQQQEAAKMLQATWRGHSTRASLTTDALLGPAVWDNSRHTQWPGV is encoded by the exons ATGCAGCAGGCAACACAGCTGCAGGCGTCACCCGGTCGGCAGAGCTCCTATCAGCCCGTCCCCAATTTCCAAGACAGAATGGGGACACCGTGTTCACAGCTGCAGGCGTCACCCAGTGGGCGGAGCTCCCATCAGCCCGCTCCCAGTCTCCAAGACAATCCGGAACCACTGCATCCACAGCCCCAGAGTGAACCACCTTCCTCTAAGGAGACCCTTCTGGAACAGCGTGACAAGGACAAGACGGTGGCTCGTCGTGTCCCTCGCCTCCGGGCTGTGTTGGAGAGCCAGGCCTTCAGGAATGTCCTGGTGGATGAAATGGACATGATGCTGTCCCGTGCAGCCACCCTCATTCAAGCCAACTGGAGGGGGTACCGCCTCCGGCAGAAGCTCATCTCCCAGATGATGGCAGCCAAGGCCATCCAGGAGGCCTGGCGACGCTTCAGCACCAGGCGCCTCCTCCGGTCTGGCAAGACGATGGAGAAAAAAGCAAAGGTGGAGGAGGGGGACATCCCTTACCACCCGCCCCAGCAGGTGCGGTTCCAGCATCCGGAAGAGGGCAAGTCCCTTCTAGCCCAGCCCACCATGGTGAGCAAGGAGACCCAGTTCCCTTCCTCCGACAGCCTGGCCGCTTATACCCACCAACTGGCCCTGCTCCAGTCCCAGGGCACGTCACCACCTGGGATGTGCTCTGCCGGAGGCCCCAGCATCACCTTCCTGCCACACCAGACAGTCGCCATCAAACTTCCCTGTCCCGTGAGTCTCGATGCAAAGTGCCGCCCGTGCCTGATGACAAGAACTGTTAGGAGTACCTGCCTTGTCCAAGTAGAAGGGGACACAATGAAGACCAAGCAAGTAACTGCCAGAGCCGACAAGGCAGGAGCCACGGGGCCACCACCATCTGGAAGGTGCACCCAGGCAGTTCAAGGACAATTCAAGacccaaacccaggcccccatgGAAGCAGAGGTCCTCAAAATGCTACCTCGGACAGGCCCAGCACCTGTGATAAACAAGACCCTCTCCCAGCCAGGGCCCACTATTACCACGATCAAGACTCCCTTCCAGATGTACCCGGCAGCCGCGATAGCCAAGACCTCGCCCCAGCCTTGCCCGGTGCCCATGGTAACGATAGCCAAGACCCCACCCCAGATGTACCTGGCAGCTGCGATGACCAAGATTCCACCGCCGACGTACCCAGCAGCCCCCATGACCAAGACTGCGGCCCAGACGTGCCCAGCGGCCACCACGATCAAGACTCCACTCCAGTCGTGCTTGGCAGCCATGATGAACAAGACCCTACCCCAGCCATGCCCAATGCCAACTGTCACAGTAACCAAGGCCCCACCCCAGGTGTACCCCCCAGCCCCAGTGGCCAAGATCCCACCTCAGACGTGCCCACCAGCCACAGCGACCAAGACCCCACTCCAGTCATGCCTGGCAGCCATGATGAGTAAGATCCAACCCCAGCCATGCCCAGGGCCCATGATAACCATCACCAAAACCTCACCCCAGCCCTGCCCGGCGACCCAAGGGACCAAGACCCCAGCCCCAATGCGACCAACAGCCTCCATGACCAACACTACACCCCAGACACGACCGGCGAAGGCTGCAATGACGAAGGCCCCACCCCAGCTATGCCTCCTGGCCTCGATGATCAGGTCTCCAACTCAGACACGGCCTGCGGCCACAGCGACCAAAGTCCCGCCCCAGCCGTGTGCAGTGCCCTTGCCAACCAAGATCCCACCCCAGATGCGCCCAGCACCCATGGGGACCAAGACCCCACTGCAGACGTGTCAGGTGGCTACAGTGAGCAAGACCCCATCTCATCAGATGTTCCAAGGAGCCACGGCGGCGAAAACTGCTCCTCCCCAGACGCGCCTGGCCGCCATGATCACCAAGACTCCAGCTCAGTTACGCTCAGTGGCCACCATCCTCAGAACCCTGTGCCTGCCCCCTTCAGCAGCTGGAAACCTCAAGCCTCCTTTCTCAGCAGCGGCGACAGCTGGAATTTCCGACACCTCATCCCACACGTGTCTAAGTGGACCAAAGGCCAGGGGCGCAATGAACGCGAGACAGGCGACAGGGGCTGTCAAGGTCTCGTCCCGCTCATACTTGACAGAGAGAAAAGTGGAATGCTTTCCCCCATCGCATCTGGGGGCTGAGGCTCCCAAGCCTCCAGCCGGGCCTCCTTTGGAAGGCGAGAAAATCAAGGTCTTCTCCCAGAAACAAGGCAAAACAGAAACCGCGTCTCACACCAGTATGGCCGTGGAAATGCCCGGGGATCTGACCTGGGCAAAAGTGGCCAACGACAGGACCAAGCGGGCACATCTGAGGACGGATGCCTTGAAGGTTCAATCCCAGATGTACGGGCCTGCGAGAACCGCTGGGGCGCCTCTGAGCACATGTCTGCCTCAAGCGCAACTGGCCCCTTGTTCAACCACAGGCTTGCCTCAGGCCCATCTGCTGGCTGAGCTGACTAAGGCCCTGCCCCAGGAGCACGTGTCTGCCAAACTGACCAAGGCCCAGGGCCAAGGACATCCACCGGCCCAACCGCCAGCAGCCGTGGCCCAACCACACctgagtgtgtgtctgtctaAGACGCTGTCCCAGGCACACCTGCCCGCCAAGCTCATGAAGGCGCAGTCCCAGGCACAGCTGACCACGGCAGTGATCAAGGTGCAGTCCCAAGGGCATCTCCCCACCGGACTGACAAAGGCGCAGTCCCAGGCCCAGCTGGTCACAGATACAGCTAAGAGCCTCTAtgccgcccaccaggctgctgAACTCAGCAGCAAGACGCAGTCGCAGCCACTCCTGGTGGGCTTCAAGGCTTCCACACAGCCCTGCCAGCACACTGGCGCTCTGCCCCGAGCCAAGCCAGAAGACAGACTACTGAGCCAGCTCCCATCCCACAGCTACGTGCAGGGCAAGGCCACCCTGGGCCTGCGCCAGGGGGCCGCTGAGACCCAGAACATGCTGGTGCCTCTGCTGGCCTCTGCTGGCCACACCACGTGCAACACTGACTCCTGGGGGGACAGCAGGGCTGCCCGGGCCCAGCCATCAACCACCAGCGCACCCCCGCCCAGCCAGGAGGAGCTAGCGGCCTCCCAACTCGCCTCCCTGTGTGCTGAGCTGGCCGCTGTGCTGGGATCCCAGGAGGACCTCCGCGCCTTGCTGGCCAAAGCCCTCTCCCAGGGGGAAGTGAGGGCGGCCCTGAACCAGGCCCTGTCCAAAGAAGTCTTGGGAGCCACGATGGCCAAGGCCTTGCCCCAGGGCATCCTGGGCACGGTGCTGGTGAAGGCACTCTCCTGGGGCGAGCTGGGCACCAGCCTGTCCCGCGCACTGTCCCGGGGCGAGCTCACTAAGGCCATTCAGAGCAGACTGGCGGACGTGCTTAGCAAGGCCCTGACGGAGGAGGAGCGCGCCACCTTGAGCCAAGCCCTGTGTCAGGGTGAGCTGGGTGCAGTCCTCAGCCAATCTCTCTCTCAGGCAGCCCTGAGGTCTGGAGTCGGCCTCCCCAAGGCTACCTCAAAAACGGTGGGAAGTGGGATGACTGTGATGCCGGCCCCCGTGGAGGTGGACTGCAGGGGGAGCCTGTCGGCCGCGTGGGGGCCCACCCTGGGCCCCATGAGACTACAGCCCAGCAAG GGCCCGGAGGACACTGCCATGTCTGGTGGCCAAGCGTGGAATTCTACCATCCCCAGCGTAGCAGTTGGGCCCAGGGGCAGCACCGTGGCCCCCGGCGGCGCTTGGGAGCTAGCCAGGGGCACTGTGCCGTGGGACGTCGTGGGCAGCAAGGCAGCGGTGGACCCCAGACAGCCGAGGGAGCTGGTGGCATCCGTGCAGGCTGTCGAGAAGATAATCGTCCATGCGGTGGTTATTATCCAGGCGTGCGCACGCGGCTTCCTGGTACGCCGTACCATCAGGGTGTGGCACCAGTGGGCCATCATCATCCAAGCTGCCTGGCGTGGCTACCGTGTGCGGCGGGACCTGGCCCGCCTCTGCCGAGCTGCCACCATCATCCAGGCTGCGTGGAGAGGCTTCGTCATTCGCCAGAGCCGCACCCAGCAAATGCTGCTCCAGAATGTGTGGGCTGAGACCGGCAGTGGGGCTCGGACGACGTCTGACCACCGCTGCTTCCAGGCCTGCCAGCCACATGTCTGTGCTCTCTGCCAGTCACTGACCTCCGGACTAGGAAGCCCACCCAGCGTGGTGATGCTTGTGGGTTCCAGCCCCCGCACATGCCACACGTGCGGCCACACCCTGCCCACCCGGGTGGTGCATGGCACGGGCCGGGGTGCTGCCAGCCAGGCCGGCGTGCCGCGGGGCTGCCTGAGCCAGTCAACTGCCCAGAGCCTTCGGCAGCCCCTCCCTCAGGCCAAGGCGGCCACAGCCATTCAGTCTGCCTGGAGGGGTTTCGTTGTGCGCCGTCGGCTGAAGCAGCAACAGGAAGCAGCCAAGATGCTTCAAGCCACCTGGCGCGGCCACAGCACCCGGGCCTCCCTCACCACGGACGCGCTCCTGGGGCCAGCGGTGTGGGACAACTCACGACACACGCAGTGGCCGGGCGTCTAG